The following coding sequences lie in one Pontibacter sp. G13 genomic window:
- the bshC gene encoding bacillithiol biosynthesis cysteine-adding enzyme BshC has translation MHVRPVPLSASTKNIRQDYLSGAQSLSPFYQYAVQNPDFKQVIADKSKQDVDRETLVSVIRQQYEGLETSELTQRNIDLLLQPSTFTITTGHQLCLMGGPMFTTYKVLSTIKLAEQLSSAMGDFQVVPIFWIHTEDHDFEEINHFFQSFGAKKTYRGAFEGMVGNHILTEEILDLLPEDLDESLKEAFKPGRTLADAYRRFMNELFGKYGIVMLDASDARLKATFAPVLRAELREMAGFQAVNQTSGQMAAAGYPLQISPREVNLFYLDETGRNRIVPENGHFSVLNREYHWDHGQWEQLIEDEPNRFSPNVSLRPLYQEWILPNLAYIGGWGELSYWLQLRGIFERFEVNFPVLLPRFNATLFTAEQAQAWKELGFEWEDIRQPLHKLYDQYLPKVWDSQVFDEMETQIVELLGQFTDYIDQEISPTLARSGDALKTKNVKYLQNLRKKAGKVFRANNREPFERIEEVKSQVQPDGLVQERLLGLLGFEGYTPQNIVDFVYPHVDPLNFEHQFLVLPPVSGETV, from the coding sequence ATGCACGTAAGACCCGTACCCTTGAGCGCTTCTACCAAAAATATTAGACAAGATTACTTGTCAGGGGCCCAATCACTCAGCCCCTTTTACCAATACGCTGTCCAAAACCCCGATTTCAAGCAAGTCATTGCCGATAAGTCGAAACAAGATGTGGATCGAGAAACGCTTGTTTCGGTTATTCGGCAGCAATATGAAGGCCTTGAAACCTCGGAACTCACCCAGCGGAACATCGATCTTCTCCTCCAACCCAGTACATTCACGATCACTACCGGACATCAGCTCTGTCTGATGGGAGGGCCTATGTTCACCACTTACAAAGTGTTGTCCACTATCAAATTGGCTGAACAATTGTCCAGTGCGATGGGCGATTTTCAGGTAGTTCCAATTTTCTGGATCCATACCGAGGACCACGATTTTGAGGAGATCAATCATTTCTTCCAGTCTTTTGGCGCCAAGAAGACCTATCGCGGTGCCTTTGAAGGAATGGTAGGGAATCATATCCTAACGGAGGAAATTCTCGACCTACTCCCAGAAGATTTGGATGAGTCTCTCAAAGAGGCATTCAAGCCCGGAAGAACCTTGGCTGATGCATATCGGCGGTTTATGAATGAATTGTTCGGCAAATACGGGATTGTAATGCTGGACGCTTCCGATGCTCGATTGAAAGCTACCTTCGCACCAGTACTTCGTGCCGAGTTGAGGGAAATGGCTGGTTTTCAGGCGGTCAATCAGACCTCTGGGCAGATGGCTGCTGCTGGGTATCCACTTCAGATTTCTCCGAGAGAAGTCAATCTGTTCTATTTGGATGAGACTGGCCGAAATCGGATCGTGCCAGAGAATGGACATTTTTCCGTGCTCAATAGGGAGTATCATTGGGATCATGGTCAATGGGAGCAATTGATCGAGGATGAGCCTAATCGGTTCAGCCCAAATGTGAGCCTGCGTCCGCTCTATCAGGAGTGGATTTTGCCTAATTTGGCATATATCGGCGGCTGGGGGGAATTGTCCTATTGGCTCCAGCTCAGAGGGATTTTCGAGCGATTCGAGGTGAATTTCCCAGTTTTGCTCCCTCGATTCAACGCGACGCTGTTCACGGCAGAACAAGCACAGGCTTGGAAAGAATTGGGCTTCGAATGGGAAGATATTCGCCAACCTTTACACAAACTCTATGATCAATACCTTCCCAAGGTTTGGGACAGTCAGGTTTTTGATGAGATGGAGACTCAAATCGTGGAATTGCTTGGACAATTCACCGATTATATAGATCAGGAAATTTCGCCGACTTTGGCGAGATCCGGAGATGCACTCAAAACCAAGAATGTCAAGTATCTCCAAAACCTGCGCAAAAAAGCCGGGAAGGTGTTTCGAGCCAATAATCGGGAACCTTTCGAACGAATTGAGGAGGTCAAATCTCAAGTTCAGCCAGATGGCTTGGTTCAGGAGAGATTACTTGGGCTGCTCGGATTCGAAGGATACACTCCACAAAATATCGTGGATTTCGTATACCCACACGTCGATCCCTTAAATTTCGAGCATCAGTTTTTGGTGTTGCCTCCAGTTTCAGGTGAGACTGTTTAG
- a CDS encoding GWxTD domain-containing protein, producing MSLSTFRIPFWTILGSLLMMSIPQSLRADWVMDVRNYSLGENNVYIFLSYDGEVALPKTFQATLVFKQPVGPSVRATRYRTYLQKEMTLSTEGSGFFQLGFILPEGEYKVEVELMDVATGKMELLEQGKTFTVDQSREVKTSDIFLSFHGNAKQAFKEPILVSQLPQSDQVLSMYLRIKAPSYDQLTIRATLGIRQDDGAEIQSETVEVFESIHQRNRVVKLQPKAWVVFQDSIDLKGLERGDYLIKILLYNDDNVVAVKESRFRIGGRVQTRIFRDLDTSIRMMQYVAPADELEQILQLGDSMVKRMEFVRAWEKLFRDDPTSQMESYYEKVFEADARFAEKRTPGWLTDRGKVFIQFGEPRIRSVEIEGKTFERWTYVQWSLSFLFENRNHEYVLVE from the coding sequence CTATTTTGGGTTCCTTGTTGATGATGTCCATTCCTCAATCCCTTCGGGCAGATTGGGTCATGGATGTGAGAAACTACTCGCTTGGGGAAAACAATGTCTACATTTTTCTTTCCTACGACGGGGAGGTAGCCTTGCCAAAAACCTTTCAGGCTACCTTGGTTTTCAAGCAACCTGTCGGTCCATCTGTGAGGGCTACGCGGTACAGGACCTATTTGCAAAAGGAAATGACATTGAGTACGGAAGGTTCTGGCTTTTTTCAGTTGGGATTCATCTTGCCGGAAGGGGAATACAAGGTAGAGGTCGAACTCATGGACGTTGCCACAGGAAAAATGGAACTGTTGGAACAGGGCAAAACCTTTACGGTGGATCAATCTCGTGAGGTGAAGACTTCCGATATTTTCCTGTCCTTTCATGGGAATGCCAAACAAGCGTTCAAAGAACCTATTTTGGTGTCTCAATTGCCGCAGTCTGATCAGGTGTTGTCTATGTATCTCCGCATCAAGGCACCTAGTTATGATCAGCTGACCATTCGGGCCACATTGGGAATCCGACAGGATGATGGCGCTGAAATTCAGTCTGAAACGGTCGAGGTCTTTGAGTCTATTCATCAGCGAAATCGAGTTGTCAAACTTCAGCCAAAGGCGTGGGTGGTGTTTCAGGATTCCATTGATCTCAAGGGATTGGAGCGAGGAGATTATTTGATCAAAATATTGCTCTACAACGATGACAATGTGGTCGCTGTCAAAGAGTCTCGATTTAGGATTGGAGGACGAGTTCAGACACGTATTTTTCGTGATCTGGACACTTCGATTCGGATGATGCAGTATGTGGCCCCTGCGGACGAATTGGAACAAATTCTGCAATTGGGGGATTCGATGGTGAAGCGGATGGAATTTGTGCGAGCCTGGGAAAAGCTGTTTCGAGATGACCCCACCAGCCAAATGGAGTCATATTATGAGAAAGTCTTCGAGGCAGATGCCCGGTTTGCGGAAAAGCGGACTCCCGGTTGGCTGACTGATCGGGGAAAAGTGTTCATCCAATTTGGAGAACCTCGGATCAGATCTGTGGAAATCGAGGGAAAAACGTTCGAGCGCTGGACATATGTGCAATGGTCTCTTTCCTTTTTGTTTGAAAATAGAAACCATGAGTACGTACTTGTCGAATAG
- a CDS encoding ATP-binding cassette domain-containing protein, with amino-acid sequence MSFNAEPIVRLDSVSKSFGDHHVLEAISFTLQKGEFVYLVGRTGVGKSTILKLLYGDVKAQFGSIEVGEFQLKDIGRDQVPMLRRRLGIVFQDYQLLPDRNVYDNILFALKATGWKKSSSIKQRISEVLMKVGMSGKSETMPHQLSGGEQQRVSIARALINEPVLLIADEPTGNLDPEASAYIMEILRRINLSGTAIMMATHEYSLIKEYPARVLELDQRKVKDYESGPQFLSAYGSRLH; translated from the coding sequence ATGAGCTTCAATGCTGAACCAATCGTGCGATTGGATTCCGTTTCGAAATCCTTTGGGGACCATCATGTCCTCGAAGCCATTTCGTTTACGCTTCAAAAGGGAGAGTTCGTCTATCTCGTGGGAAGAACAGGTGTCGGCAAAAGTACCATCCTCAAGCTGCTATATGGGGACGTGAAAGCTCAATTTGGCAGTATCGAAGTGGGGGAGTTTCAGCTCAAGGACATTGGGCGTGATCAAGTTCCCATGCTTAGAAGGCGCCTGGGAATTGTCTTTCAAGACTATCAGCTGCTGCCAGATCGGAATGTATACGACAATATCTTGTTTGCCCTGAAGGCGACTGGCTGGAAGAAGTCCTCCTCGATCAAGCAGCGAATTTCTGAGGTGCTGATGAAGGTGGGGATGTCCGGTAAATCTGAAACCATGCCTCACCAATTGTCTGGTGGAGAGCAACAGCGGGTGTCTATTGCTCGAGCCTTGATCAATGAGCCAGTCTTGCTGATTGCCGATGAGCCTACAGGTAATCTCGATCCTGAGGCTTCCGCTTACATCATGGAGATCTTGAGGCGAATCAACCTCTCTGGTACAGCTATCATGATGGCTACCCATGAGTATTCCTTGATCAAAGAGTACCCTGCCCGTGTACTAGAATTGGACCAACGCAAGGTCAAGGATTATGAATCTGGGCCTCAATTTCTCTCTGCTTACGGCTCACGATTA
- a CDS encoding PspC domain-containing protein produces the protein MSRERYRRRSSFTEEFDTSLMYDDIEKIREREQEEEKDQNAKLGYAGTMAFVAGSALLVVGIINAVGGGTILPDLMQFLQEFGLPIVGFGALGYGFYKMLKLAFRQKELNFPALNVYRKSKPVPPPVKEERSTTSHTRSTATEGRARTRTRDRDQQRSYSSTQNRYQRRPKTYRRASHRKALRRSRNNRVFSGVAGGIAEYTGISAALIRFAFILSMIMMSGMPIFIYLLLSIVLPANYDSIQDENQRGSSGRTSSSFST, from the coding sequence ATGTCCAGAGAACGATACAGAAGAAGAAGTAGCTTTACAGAAGAATTCGATACCTCGTTGATGTATGACGATATCGAAAAAATTCGTGAGCGCGAACAGGAAGAAGAAAAGGATCAGAATGCCAAACTCGGATATGCGGGTACTATGGCATTCGTAGCAGGTTCTGCACTGCTGGTCGTAGGGATCATCAATGCTGTGGGAGGAGGTACGATTCTGCCTGACCTCATGCAATTCCTGCAGGAGTTTGGTCTGCCGATCGTCGGTTTCGGAGCTTTGGGATACGGTTTCTACAAAATGCTCAAATTGGCCTTTCGTCAGAAAGAACTCAATTTCCCTGCCCTAAATGTCTATCGCAAGTCCAAGCCTGTTCCACCGCCAGTGAAGGAGGAGCGCAGTACTACTTCCCATACACGAAGTACCGCCACCGAAGGGAGAGCACGTACTCGGACACGTGACAGAGATCAGCAGCGTTCTTATTCTTCTACCCAGAATAGGTACCAACGTAGACCCAAGACTTATCGCCGCGCTTCTCACCGCAAGGCCCTGAGAAGAAGCCGCAACAACCGCGTTTTCTCTGGCGTTGCCGGAGGAATCGCCGAATACACCGGTATTTCTGCTGCACTTATCCGCTTTGCTTTTATCCTGAGCATGATCATGATGTCAGGAATGCCGATTTTCATTTATCTTTTGCTTTCTATCGTGCTGCCAGCCAACTACGATTCCATTCAGGATGAAAATCAGCGCGGTTCTTCCGGAAGAACTTCCTCTAGCTTTTCGACATGA
- a CDS encoding fructose-6-phosphate aldolase: MTTFYLLKVKGKAKIPDYIQLRDDQLTLIGYFRPGRKERLSKVVPNDAHAEQLQSIIDAGLEYGKMQKVDIKD; this comes from the coding sequence ATGACCACTTTCTACCTGCTCAAAGTAAAAGGCAAGGCCAAAATCCCGGATTATATCCAATTGCGGGACGATCAACTGACCCTCATCGGGTATTTCCGTCCTGGCCGCAAAGAGCGACTCTCCAAAGTCGTACCTAATGACGCCCATGCAGAACAGCTCCAATCCATCATTGATGCGGGTCTGGAGTATGGGAAGATGCAGAAAGTTGATATAAAAGACTGA
- a CDS encoding DUF445 family protein gives MTALLEEFKPYVDKHYSLKDLFDKKQTEDEALSFNKFKVSATKRAVMAGLKISPWICGVIFMFTFSEITLGKLGAQFDWNGSFIDALERFLESNKYWLEPLNIIAVSGLIGFGTNFIAIRMLFRPVERRPIWGQGLIPAQRERIIYSLAKGMHKHILNPELIRKRIQDTGLVQKINNWIMDGTYDLVLDQEMRAHLKDAIFAGIEQLANRDDIRNDIRQLIDGKLEANLDTGVKKFLLQTYKKYQKEDYDKAIDQLVHDLPKLAIDVVEKVEHELDGLGSYIKAKKDFTEEQIMNVLLDTLDRIDIVHLLAKQMEHFDEAKLERMVWEATNEQLLYIQYLGTVLGIFGGLLIWKPELFGPAYVLLLGAMYLLDQGIVKLRNTRS, from the coding sequence TTGACTGCATTGCTCGAGGAATTTAAACCATACGTAGACAAGCACTATTCCCTCAAAGATCTGTTTGACAAAAAACAGACCGAGGACGAAGCGCTTTCCTTCAACAAATTCAAGGTCTCCGCAACCAAGCGTGCCGTCATGGCTGGGCTGAAGATTAGTCCCTGGATCTGTGGAGTAATTTTCATGTTTACCTTTTCAGAGATTACCCTCGGTAAATTAGGGGCTCAGTTCGACTGGAATGGGTCCTTCATAGATGCGTTAGAGCGATTTTTGGAGAGCAATAAATATTGGCTGGAGCCTTTGAATATCATCGCAGTCAGCGGTCTGATCGGATTCGGCACCAATTTCATTGCGATTCGGATGTTGTTCAGGCCTGTGGAACGTCGCCCAATATGGGGGCAGGGGTTGATCCCAGCCCAGCGCGAACGAATCATCTACTCCCTCGCCAAGGGGATGCACAAGCACATCCTCAATCCCGAGCTGATACGCAAGCGAATCCAAGATACCGGACTCGTCCAAAAGATCAACAATTGGATCATGGATGGCACCTATGACTTGGTTTTGGATCAGGAAATGCGGGCGCATTTAAAAGACGCAATTTTCGCAGGAATCGAGCAGCTTGCCAATCGGGATGATATTCGCAATGATATCCGACAACTAATTGACGGAAAATTAGAAGCCAATCTAGATACAGGCGTCAAGAAATTTCTCCTGCAGACCTACAAGAAATACCAAAAGGAAGATTACGATAAAGCCATCGATCAACTGGTGCACGATCTGCCTAAGTTGGCCATAGACGTCGTGGAAAAGGTTGAACATGAGTTGGATGGCCTTGGTTCATACATCAAGGCCAAGAAAGATTTCACTGAGGAGCAAATCATGAATGTGTTGCTCGATACCTTGGATCGGATAGATATCGTACATTTGCTGGCCAAGCAGATGGAGCACTTCGACGAAGCCAAGTTGGAGCGGATGGTCTGGGAAGCGACAAATGAGCAATTGTTGTATATCCAATATTTGGGGACAGTTTTGGGTATTTTCGGAGGATTGTTGATTTGGAAGCCCGAGTTATTCGGCCCTGCTTATGTCCTTCTGCTGGGGGCGATGTATCTTCTGGATCAGGGGATCGTTAAACTTCGCAATACCCGATCATGA